The Streptomyces sp. NBC_01439 genome contains the following window.
AGCCCGCTCCGCGAGCCAGATCCGCAGCTCAGGGCCCCGCATCAGAACAGCGGCTGCGGGAGCACGCCCTCCAGTGCGAGCAGCTGCCGCTTGGTCTCCACCCCGCCGCCGAATCCGCCGATGCCCCCGTCGTTCCCCACGACCCGGTGGCAGGCCACCACCAGCGGCAGCGGGTTCGAGCCCATGGCGTTGCCCACGGCCTGGGCGGCGCCGGGCTGTCCGGCGCGGGCGGCCAGCTCCCCGTATCCGACGACCGCTCCGTAGGGCACGGAGCGGTCCAGCTCCTGGAGCACCTGTCGGTTGAAGCCGGAGCTCAGGCGCCAGTCCAGTGGCAGCTCGAAGCGGCGCAGCGACCCCGCGAAGTATGCGGTGAGCTGGCGTATCGGTTCGGCCAGCAGCACTTCCTCGCTCGGCGCGGGACGCCGGGCGTCGGCGCCGAGCCGGGAGACGAGCGAGCGGATCATCCTGTCGACCCGGTCCGGCTCGGCATGGAATTCGACCCGGACCAGCCCTTCCGGGGTCGCGGCCAGGAGCAGGGGCCCGATGTCGCTGGCGACGACGGTCCATTCGAGGTGCGGCCCGCGGGGCCGCTCGGTGCTGTCCACGCTTTTACGGTACGACCACGCACCGACGGAGCGGTCACGGTTGTGGATGTTGGCCACATCGCCTGTCCGCGCGCCCGTCCGTCCGCCCGCCTGCCCGTCCGTCCGTCCGGACGGGGCCTGGGGTCAGAACCCGCCGACCGCGTCCTGGACCACGTCCGGGGCGTTGGTGATGATCCCGTCCACCCCCATGGCCTGCACCTTCCGGGCGGTGGCCGCGTCGTCCACGATCCAGGTGTCCACCTCCATGGCCTTGCCGTGGGCGCCGCGCAGGTCGTGCACGGCCGAGACCCAGTCGGCCGAGATCGTCGTGTGCCACGGATTGATGCGGTCGGTGAACTCCGCGTAGCGCGGCAGGTCCGCCACGGTGGGGGTGCCCAGGAAGGCCGTCACCAGGTCCGGTCGCAGCCCGTGCACGATGCGCACGGAGTCCGCGCTGAAGCTCTGCACCACCAGGCGCTGCGCGACGTGGCGCGCGTCGAGCCAGCCGGCTTCGTCCAACACCTTCAGGGTCTGCTCCTCGATCCCCGGGTACAGCTCCGGCTTCTTGATCTCCAGCAGCAGCCGCTGCCGGTTGCGCTGTACCCGGTCGAGGTACTGCCGCAGGCTGGGCACGGAGGCGCCCGCGTACTCGTCGCCGAACCAGCGGCCCGCGTCCAGCACGGAGATCTCGGCCCAGGTGAAGTCCTTGACCTTCCAGGGCGCCCGGTCCGGGAACCGCTGCTCGACGTCGGTGGTCCGGGCCAGGGTGTCGTCGTGGATCACCACCAGCACGCCGTCCTTGGTGCGCTGCACGTCGTTCTCGACCCAGTCGAAGCCCATCTGCATCGCCAGGTCGATCGCGTCGAGGGTGTTCTCCGGGGCGTACGCGGAGGCCCCCCGGTGGGCGTACACGACGGGACCCCCCAGCGCGGCGCGGCCGGCTCCGGCGCCGGTGTCGATTCCCGTGCCGGTGCCGGTGGCGGGTCCGGCGGCGGCGTACGAAGCCGTCCCGCCCAGCAGGGTGAGGGTGAAGCCCAGGAATGCGGCGGCGGCCGCGGCGGCGGGTCGGACGTACATGTGCGTTCTCCTCGGGTCGTGAGCCCTGTTCCTGCGTCAGACGGGTGCGGAGCGGCAGACGTTGTGGCGATGCACTTCACGGCGATCATGGGGTTGAAGATCACCGAGCCGCCACCGAACTACGACAAACGGACCAGAACGAATGACAGCGGTTCGGGCGGCCGGCAGCGGCCGGAGCGCGCCGCCGACCCGCGGGGGCGCGTGAGTGTCAGTGGGGGGTCGTACGGTTGACCCATGCGGCCCGTATCGAAGATCGAACGCACGGTGGCGCCTTTCGAGGTCGTCAGCCCCTACCAGCCCAGCGGCGACCAGCCGGCGGCCATCGCCGAGCTGGAAAAGCGCATCCGTGCAGGTGAGAAGGACGTCGTCCTGCTGGGTGCGACCGGCACCGGTAAGTCGGCGACGACCGCCTGGATGATCGAGAAGCTCCAGCGCCCCACCTTGGTCATGGCGCCGAACAAGACGCTCGCCGCCCAGCTGGCGAACGAGTTCCGCGAGCTCCTGCCGAACAACGCCGTCGAGTACTTCGTCTCGTACTACGACTACTACCAGCCCGAGGCCTACGTACCGCAGTCGGACACGTACATCGAGAAGGACTCCTCGATCAACGAAGAGGTGGAGCGGCTGCGCCACTCCGCGACCAACTCGTTGCTGACCCGGCGCGA
Protein-coding sequences here:
- a CDS encoding methylated-DNA--[protein]-cysteine S-methyltransferase; this encodes MDSTERPRGPHLEWTVVASDIGPLLLAATPEGLVRVEFHAEPDRVDRMIRSLVSRLGADARRPAPSEEVLLAEPIRQLTAYFAGSLRRFELPLDWRLSSGFNRQVLQELDRSVPYGAVVGYGELAARAGQPGAAQAVGNAMGSNPLPLVVACHRVVGNDGGIGGFGGGVETKRQLLALEGVLPQPLF
- a CDS encoding glycerophosphodiester phosphodiesterase is translated as MYVRPAAAAAAAFLGFTLTLLGGTASYAAAGPATGTGTGIDTGAGAGRAALGGPVVYAHRGASAYAPENTLDAIDLAMQMGFDWVENDVQRTKDGVLVVIHDDTLARTTDVEQRFPDRAPWKVKDFTWAEISVLDAGRWFGDEYAGASVPSLRQYLDRVQRNRQRLLLEIKKPELYPGIEEQTLKVLDEAGWLDARHVAQRLVVQSFSADSVRIVHGLRPDLVTAFLGTPTVADLPRYAEFTDRINPWHTTISADWVSAVHDLRGAHGKAMEVDTWIVDDAATARKVQAMGVDGIITNAPDVVQDAVGGF